A single genomic interval of Hafnia alvei harbors:
- the fliR gene encoding flagellar biosynthetic protein FliR — MISFDTSQLALWLGQYFWPFVRMLALISTAPLLSEKATTKKTKVGLAMAITFLLVPNLGSNPTPVVSISGLWLVTQQILIGAALGLTMQFAFAAVRLAGEVIGLQMGLSFATFFDPSGGPNMPILARLLNLLTMLLFLSFNGHLWMISILADSFQTLPISEQPLNGNGFLMLAQAGSLIFINGLMLALPLITLLLALNTALGLLNRMTPQLSIFVVGFPLTLTIGMLSLSLMMPMLVPFSEHLFSEIFERLTQVIGGMQGL, encoded by the coding sequence GGCTGGGGCAATATTTCTGGCCGTTTGTGCGTATGCTGGCGTTGATCAGCACCGCACCGCTGCTGAGTGAAAAAGCCACCACTAAAAAGACCAAGGTTGGTTTGGCGATGGCAATTACTTTTCTGCTGGTGCCTAATTTAGGCAGCAATCCAACGCCGGTAGTCAGCATTAGTGGTCTATGGCTGGTTACCCAGCAAATCTTGATTGGTGCCGCGCTCGGCTTAACCATGCAGTTTGCGTTTGCCGCCGTTCGCCTCGCGGGTGAAGTGATTGGTTTGCAAATGGGGCTTTCATTTGCCACGTTCTTTGACCCTTCCGGCGGCCCCAACATGCCGATTTTGGCGCGCCTGCTTAACCTGCTGACCATGCTGTTATTTCTTAGTTTTAACGGTCATCTGTGGATGATTTCAATTCTGGCAGACAGTTTTCAAACCCTGCCCATCAGCGAACAACCGCTTAACGGCAACGGTTTTTTGATGCTTGCTCAGGCCGGTAGCCTGATTTTCATTAATGGGCTGATGTTGGCGCTTCCCCTTATTACCCTACTTCTGGCGCTCAACACCGCGCTGGGGCTGCTCAATCGCATGACGCCACAGCTCTCTATTTTTGTGGTGGGTTTCCCCCTCACGCTCACCATCGGCATGCTTTCGCTTAGCCTGATGATGCCAATGCTGGTGCCCTTCAGTGAGCATCTCTTTAGCGAAATTTTCGAGCGCTTAACCCAAGTGATCGGCGGCATGCAGGGGTTGTAA
- the flgL gene encoding flagellar hook-associated protein FlgL: MRLSTSMMYQQNMGGITDAQSEWQRVGQQLSSGKRVINPSDDPLAASQLVGLKQAQAQNDQYTMARGYARQGVSLEESVLQQVTSSLQDATPVLVDGASSGSKSDDDRASIAKQLEGIRDQLLNLANSTDGNGRYVFAGFKNDTAPFEKVTDPVTGSVTVTYKGGDTAVTQKVDAARDMTISHTGSDVFQQASSNPVKEPDGSVNSDIFSTLQKAIDALKTPIAGADETVKKGVSDALDSANRGLRNSLNNVSQVRAELGTNLKELDSLDAVGSERAMTYTGRISQTQDVDWYQAISDYSLRQVSLQASYKAFTDMQGMSLFQMIR, encoded by the coding sequence ATGCGTCTTAGCACCAGCATGATGTACCAACAGAATATGGGTGGTATCACCGATGCACAGTCTGAATGGCAGCGCGTTGGCCAGCAGCTTTCCAGCGGCAAGCGGGTAATCAACCCGTCAGACGATCCGCTAGCGGCATCGCAACTGGTGGGTTTAAAGCAAGCTCAGGCTCAAAACGACCAGTATACAATGGCGCGCGGCTATGCGCGTCAGGGTGTGTCGCTAGAAGAGAGCGTATTGCAGCAGGTGACCTCCTCCCTGCAAGACGCCACGCCGGTGTTGGTCGACGGTGCCTCTTCAGGCAGCAAAAGCGACGATGACCGCGCTTCTATTGCCAAACAGCTGGAAGGTATTCGCGATCAGCTACTGAATCTGGCCAACAGCACCGACGGCAATGGTCGCTACGTGTTTGCTGGTTTCAAAAATGATACTGCGCCTTTCGAGAAAGTGACCGATCCGGTGACCGGTAGCGTGACCGTGACTTATAAGGGCGGTGATACCGCCGTGACGCAAAAAGTTGATGCGGCGCGCGATATGACCATCAGCCACACCGGTTCAGATGTTTTCCAACAGGCTTCCAGCAATCCGGTAAAAGAACCCGATGGCTCGGTGAATAGCGATATCTTTAGCACCCTACAAAAGGCGATTGATGCGCTGAAAACGCCTATCGCCGGTGCGGATGAAACGGTGAAAAAGGGCGTGAGCGATGCGCTTGACTCAGCCAACCGCGGTCTGCGTAACTCCTTGAATAACGTCTCGCAGGTGCGTGCCGAGCTCGGAACTAACCTCAAAGAACTGGATTCTCTGGATGCGGTCGGCAGCGAGCGGGCGATGACCTACACCGGTCGTATTAGCCAAACGCAGGACGTAGATTGGTATCAGGCGATTTCAGACTACAGCCTGCGTCAGGTTTCGCTGCAGGCTTCGTATAAAGCGTTTACGGATATGCAGGGGATGTCTCTGTTCCAGATGATTCGCTAA